The following are encoded together in the Scomber scombrus chromosome 7, fScoSco1.1, whole genome shotgun sequence genome:
- the rspo3 gene encoding R-spondin-3 isoform X2, which produces MQLQLISFVLIILHCMDYTGCQQHSSSRHRQHKQISGVSSGCQQGGCLTCSDYNGCLSCKPRFFMHLERIGMKQIGVCMTSCPPGFYGTRSPERNTCTKCRSECDSCFNKNFCTRCRAGFYLHLGKCQESCPEGLVRSDTQRECVPRCPAGCESCVNVETCTRCRPGLYHLIGRCHHVCPEDYEPNDKLMECTPQGGRWINGKRRNRKDKGNQEGRRERKRERERERERNAGEREDSDNRNKTEHRHRRGQDIDPVSPQDGLVQ; this is translated from the exons ATGCAATTACAACTGATCTCCTTTGTTTTGATCATCTTGCACTGCATGGATTACACTGGTTgtcagcagcacagcagctccAGGCACCGGCAACATAAAC AGATCTCTGGTGTGAGCTCAGGGTGCCAGCAGGGTGGCTGTCTGACCTGCTCTGACTACAATGGCTGCCTGTCCTGCAAACCGCGCTTCTTCATGCATTTGGAGAGGATTGGGATGAAGCAGATCGGGGTGTGCATGACATCCTGTCCTCCAGGCTTTTATGGCACTCGCTCTCCAGAAAGAAACACCTGCACAA AGTGCAGGTCGGAGTGCGACTCCTGCTTCAACAAGAACTTCTGCACGCGCTGCCGAGCAGGATTCTACCTTCACCTGGGCAAGTGCCAGGAGAGCTGCCCCGAAGGGCTGGTCCGCAGTGACACACAGAGGGAGTGCGTACCCA GGTGTCCTGCAGGGTGTGAGTCATGTGTGAACGTTGAGACATGTACACGGTGCCGGCCGGGCCTGTACCACCTCATCGGGAGGTGCCACCATGTCTGTCCAGAGGACTATGAGCCCAATGACAAACTCATGGAGTGCACACCACAAG GAGGACGATGGATTAATGGCAAACGGAGGAACCGCAAAGACAAGGGGAACCAAGAGGGGAGacgggagaggaagagagaaagggagcgagagagggagagaaacgCAGGTGAACGGGAAGACTCTGATAACAGGAACAAAACAGAGCACAGGCATCGCAGAGGCCAAGACATAGACCCAGTCTCCCCTCAAGATGGCCTTGTACAGTAG
- the rspo3 gene encoding R-spondin-3 isoform X1: MQLQLISFVLIILHCMDYTGCQQHSSSRHRQHKQISGVSSGCQQGGCLTCSDYNGCLSCKPRFFMHLERIGMKQIGVCMTSCPPGFYGTRSPERNTCTKCRSECDSCFNKNFCTRCRAGFYLHLGKCQESCPEGLVRSDTQRECVPRCPAGCESCVNVETCTRCRPGLYHLIGRCHHVCPEDYEPNDKLMECTPQVHCEVGEWSEWSPCSRSGRICRGQENRTRQVIQYPSAFGTPCPEISEIRECQAKRKKCQGGRWINGKRRNRKDKGNQEGRRERKRERERERERNAGEREDSDNRNKTEHRHRRGQDIDPVSPQDGLVQ, translated from the exons ATGCAATTACAACTGATCTCCTTTGTTTTGATCATCTTGCACTGCATGGATTACACTGGTTgtcagcagcacagcagctccAGGCACCGGCAACATAAAC AGATCTCTGGTGTGAGCTCAGGGTGCCAGCAGGGTGGCTGTCTGACCTGCTCTGACTACAATGGCTGCCTGTCCTGCAAACCGCGCTTCTTCATGCATTTGGAGAGGATTGGGATGAAGCAGATCGGGGTGTGCATGACATCCTGTCCTCCAGGCTTTTATGGCACTCGCTCTCCAGAAAGAAACACCTGCACAA AGTGCAGGTCGGAGTGCGACTCCTGCTTCAACAAGAACTTCTGCACGCGCTGCCGAGCAGGATTCTACCTTCACCTGGGCAAGTGCCAGGAGAGCTGCCCCGAAGGGCTGGTCCGCAGTGACACACAGAGGGAGTGCGTACCCA GGTGTCCTGCAGGGTGTGAGTCATGTGTGAACGTTGAGACATGTACACGGTGCCGGCCGGGCCTGTACCACCTCATCGGGAGGTGCCACCATGTCTGTCCAGAGGACTATGAGCCCAATGACAAACTCATGGAGTGCACACCACAAG TGCACTGCGAGGTGGGTGAGTGGAGCGAGTGGAGCCCCTGCTCTCGGTCTGGTAGAATCTGTCGGGGCCAAGAGAACCGCACACGGCAGGTCATCCAGTACCCATCAGCCTTTGGCACACCCTGCCCTGAGATCTCAGAGATTAGAGAGTGCCAGGCCAAGAGGAAAAAATGTCAAG GAGGACGATGGATTAATGGCAAACGGAGGAACCGCAAAGACAAGGGGAACCAAGAGGGGAGacgggagaggaagagagaaagggagcgagagagggagagaaacgCAGGTGAACGGGAAGACTCTGATAACAGGAACAAAACAGAGCACAGGCATCGCAGAGGCCAAGACATAGACCCAGTCTCCCCTCAAGATGGCCTTGTACAGTAG
- the mdh2 gene encoding malate dehydrogenase, mitochondrial, giving the protein MFARAVKPTVSLARSLSTSAQNNAKVAVLGAAGGIGQPLSLLLKNSPLVSHLSLYDIAHTPGVAADLSHIETRAHVTGHMGPDQLDAALKGCDVVVIPAGVPRKPGMTRDDLFNTNATIVATLADACARYCPEAMICIIANPVNSTIPITSEVMKKHGVYNPNKVFGVTTLDIVRANTFVADLKGLDPARVNVPVIGGHAGKTIIPLISQCTPKVEFPADQLAALTARIQEAGTEVVKAKAGAGSATLSMAYAGARFAFSVLDAMNGKEGVVECAYVRSEETECKYFSTPLLLGKNGIEKNLGLGKLSAFEEKLVGDAMEELKGSIKKGENFVANMK; this is encoded by the coding sequence atgtttgCCCGTGCCGTGAAACCTACTGTGAGCCTCGCCCGCAGCTTGTCCACCTCGGCGCAGAACAACGCTAAGGTGGCGGTGCTTGGCGCGGCCGGCGGCATAGGCCAGCCGCTATCCCTGCTGCTCAAGAATAGCCCCCTGGTGAGTCACCTCTCCTTGTACGATATTGCCCACACCCCCGGGGTGGCTGCAGACCTCAGCCACATCGAGACAAGGGCCCATGTTACCGGCCACATGGGTCCCGACCAGCTCGATGCTGCACTGAAGGGCTGCGATGTCGTGGTGATCCCCGCCGGTGTGCCCAGAAAACCAGGTATGACCCGCGATGACCTCTTCAACACCAATGCCACCATTGTAGCCACCTTGGCCGATGCCTGCGCCCGATACTGCCCCGAAGCTATGATCTGCATTATCGCTAACCCTGTCAACTCCACCATTCCCATTACATCAGAGGTCATGAAGAAGCACGGAGTGTACAACCCCAACAAAGTGTTTGGTGTCACTACCCTGGACATTGTCAGAGCAAACACCTTCGTGGCAGATCTTAAAGGCCTTGACCCAGCTCGTGTCAATGTACCAGTCATTGGAGGTCACGCTGGGAAGACCATCATTCCCCTCATTTCCCAGTGCACCCCCAAAGTAGAGTTCCCAGCTGATCAGCTGGCCGCCCTGACCGCCAGGATCCAGGAGGCTGGCACAGAGGTCGTGAAGGCCAAGGCCGGAGCTGGATCTGCCACCCTGTCCATGGCCTATGCTGGTGCCCGCTTCGCCTTCTCAGTCCTGGATGCCATGAATGGAAAAGAGGGTGTGGTGGAGTGCGCCTATGTCAGGTCTGAGGAAACAGAGTGCAAGTATTTCTCTACACCTCTCCTTCTGGGGAAGAACGGCATTGAGAAGAACCTCGGACTGGGCAAGCTGTCTGCCTTCGAGGAGAAGCTGGTGGGTGATGCCATGGAAGAGCTGAAGGGTTCCATCAAGAAGGGCGAGAATTTCGTGGCTAACATGAAGTGA
- the LOC133983180 gene encoding E3 ubiquitin-protein ligase rnf146-like, whose product MASCGEVDHSVSSLPTSKKGGNSGGGSGNSAESSCSSSSNSSPALPVPECAICLQSCVHPVQLPCHHVFCFLCVKGASWQSKRCALCRQEVPDDFLERPTLLSPEELKASAGGRGGAASDHAWYYEGRNGWWQYDERTSRELEDAFSKGKKTAEMLIAGFLYVADLENMVQYRRNEHGRRRKMKRDVLDIPKKGVAGLRLDTEGGTGAIGAAGRENSADGADTTVAGVQQQVTGISSTVTAPSATTRPPTSLGGQPGSSSSSPSLEDALAQLQISPRPTPSHERSEAGEGEEEDEEEAASPSRSSDPHTSVDESGSGDWSDDEEEEDEEEGGDGERVEPWEGRPRRQRLNPEDRAPPGAESTSPSSSSSSTGRSRMPDGQCTVTEV is encoded by the coding sequence ATGGCTAGTTGTGGGGAGGTAGACCACTCTGTTAGCTCGCTTCCCACCAGTAAGAAGGGCGGCAACAGTGGTGGTGGAAGTGGGAACAGTGCAGAATCATCATGTTCCAGCTCCAGCAACTCATCCCCAGCCCTGCCTGTACCGGAGTGTGCCATCTGTCTGCAGAGCTGCGTCCACCCAGTCCAACTGCCATGCCATCACgtcttctgtttcctgtgtgtgaaGGGAGCATCCTGGCAGAGCAAACGCTGTGCGCTCTGTAGACAGGAAGTACCGGATGACTTCCTGGAAAGGCCAACCCTTCTCTCTCCGGAGGAGCTGAAAGCATCGGCAGGCGGTCGGGGTGGGGCAGCAAGTGATCACGCCTGGTACTACGAGGGCCGTAACGGTTGGTGGCAGTATGATGAGCGAACCAGCCGCGAGCTGGAGGACGCTTTCTCCAAGGGCAAGAAGACAGCTGAAATGCTGATTGCTGGGTTTTTGTATGTAGCCGACTTGGAGAACATGGTGCAGTACAGGCGCAACGAGCACGGTCGTAGACGCAAGATGAAGAGGGACGTTTTGGATATCCCCAAGAAGGGAGTGGCGGGACTGCGTTTGGACACTGAGGGTGGCACTGGGGCAATAGGAGCAGCAGGTCGAGAAAACTCAGCTGATGGGGCTGATACCACAGTAGCAGGTGTACAACAGCAGGTTACAGGTATCTCCTCTACTGTTACAGCCCCTTCAGCAACTACCAGACCACCCACTTCCTTGGGCGGTCAGccgggcagcagcagcagcagcccctcTCTGGAGGATGCTCTTGCACAGCTGCAAATCAGCCCCAGGCCCACTCCCTCCCATGAGCGGTCTGAGGCTGgcgaaggagaagaagaagacgaggaggaggcgGCTTCACCCTCCAGGTCCTCTGACCCTCACACCTCTGTGGACGAGTCTGGCTCTGGAGACTGGAgcgatgatgaggaagaggaggacgaagaggaaggaggagacgGAGAGCGCGTGGAGCCTTGGGAGGGTAGGCCACGGAGGCAAAGACTGAACCCAGAGGACAGAGCCCCCCCTGGCGCAGAGTccacctctccctcttcctcatccAGTAGCACTGGAAGGTCCAGAATGCCTGATGGCCAGTGTACAGTGACTGAAGTGTAA
- the echdc1 gene encoding ethylmalonyl-CoA decarboxylase isoform X1, with the protein MVLCAVRRHLLRNSSNGGVWVRLLQRQSSGCVYSSIHGFNQEEITEKLQAFAGGSIDLHKQESGIAVLTVNNPSRMNAFSGSMMVDLEEKVSQLENWTDGKGLIVQGAAGTFCSGSDLNAVRAISNPQDGMKMCMFMQNTLTRLLRLPLISVALVEGRALGGGAELTTACDFRLMASGSVIQFVHKYMGLVPGWGGAARLVRIVGSQNSLKLLGGALKVDPDFGLQIGLADGVLTAPQVKEEAGILLQQAENWLSHYTKGPAPVIQAVKQVVLSGKELPLAEAMRTEKDVFGTVWGGPANLQALAKNSKHK; encoded by the exons ATGGTTCTCTGTGCAGTGAGACGACATCTCCTGAGGAACAGTAGTAACGGTGGAGTCTGGGTCAG ACTGCTGCAGAGACAGAGCAGTGGCTGTGTTTACTCCAGCATCCATGGCTTCAACCAGGAGGAGATCACAGAGAAGCTACAGGCCTTTGCAGGAGGCTCCATCGATCTGCATAAACAGGAGTCTGGCATCGCCGTGCTCACCGTCAACAACCCCTCCCGCATGAACGCCTTCTCCG GCAGTATGATGGTGGATCTGGAGGAGAAGGTGAGCCAACTGGAGAACTGGACAGATGGCAAAGGACTCATTGTTCAGGGTGCTGCTGGTACTTTCTGCTCTGGGTCAGACCTCAACGCTGTCAGAGCAATATCTAACCCACAG GATGGGATGAAGATGTGTATGTTCATGCAGAATACTCTTACAAGACTACTAAG ACTGCCTTTGATCTCTGTAGCTCTGGTGGAGGGGAGAGCTCTGGGAGGGGGTGCAGAACTTACCACTGCCTGTGATTTCAG ATTAATGGCTTCTGGTAGCGTTATCCAGTTTGTCCACAAATACATGGGTCTGGTTCCAGGCTGGGGCGGCGCCGCACGACTTGTCCGCATTGTCGGAAGCCAGAATTCACTCAAGTTGCTTGGTGGCGCTCTTAAAGTAGACCCTGATTTTGGCCTACAGATTGGACTGGCAGATGGAGTCCTAACGGCCCCTCAGGTGAAGGAAGAAGCAGGGATTCTCCTACAGCAGGCTGAAAACTGGCTCAGTCACTATACAAAGGGGCCTGCCCCAGTGATCCAGGCTGTGAAGCAGGTAGTATTGTCGGGGAAAGAGCTCCCTCTGGCAGAGGCTATGAGGACTGAGAAGGATGTGTTTGGCACAGTATGGGGTGGTCCGGCTAACCTGCAGGCACTGGCCAAAAATTCCAAACACAAATGA
- the echdc1 gene encoding ethylmalonyl-CoA decarboxylase isoform X2, whose protein sequence is MMVDLEEKVSQLENWTDGKGLIVQGAAGTFCSGSDLNAVRAISNPQDGMKMCMFMQNTLTRLLRLPLISVALVEGRALGGGAELTTACDFRLMASGSVIQFVHKYMGLVPGWGGAARLVRIVGSQNSLKLLGGALKVDPDFGLQIGLADGVLTAPQVKEEAGILLQQAENWLSHYTKGPAPVIQAVKQVVLSGKELPLAEAMRTEKDVFGTVWGGPANLQALAKNSKHK, encoded by the exons ATGATGGTGGATCTGGAGGAGAAGGTGAGCCAACTGGAGAACTGGACAGATGGCAAAGGACTCATTGTTCAGGGTGCTGCTGGTACTTTCTGCTCTGGGTCAGACCTCAACGCTGTCAGAGCAATATCTAACCCACAG GATGGGATGAAGATGTGTATGTTCATGCAGAATACTCTTACAAGACTACTAAG ACTGCCTTTGATCTCTGTAGCTCTGGTGGAGGGGAGAGCTCTGGGAGGGGGTGCAGAACTTACCACTGCCTGTGATTTCAG ATTAATGGCTTCTGGTAGCGTTATCCAGTTTGTCCACAAATACATGGGTCTGGTTCCAGGCTGGGGCGGCGCCGCACGACTTGTCCGCATTGTCGGAAGCCAGAATTCACTCAAGTTGCTTGGTGGCGCTCTTAAAGTAGACCCTGATTTTGGCCTACAGATTGGACTGGCAGATGGAGTCCTAACGGCCCCTCAGGTGAAGGAAGAAGCAGGGATTCTCCTACAGCAGGCTGAAAACTGGCTCAGTCACTATACAAAGGGGCCTGCCCCAGTGATCCAGGCTGTGAAGCAGGTAGTATTGTCGGGGAAAGAGCTCCCTCTGGCAGAGGCTATGAGGACTGAGAAGGATGTGTTTGGCACAGTATGGGGTGGTCCGGCTAACCTGCAGGCACTGGCCAAAAATTCCAAACACAAATGA